The following proteins come from a genomic window of Methylorubrum populi:
- a CDS encoding DUF2235 domain-containing protein: MSNGIEPAQSPERKRIAVFLDGTWNTLDDNTNVWRLKALCAQRGTDGIRQVGYYSRGVGTTVGEKVRGGVLGVGIDRNVARAYEWLVETYEPGDEIFIFGFSRGAYTARSLAGFIALCGVLKPGAPLGTSQLFDRYRRGDERRTVRWLLARAGDGTLTDASPEERWMATYAMPVSVKMVGVWDTVGSLGVPTTSPGLARIPGLSRSGYAFLHTGLRLPIENGYHALAIDEHRAAFAPTLWTKKFREGVPLTEMAPPRPVANVEQRWFVGAHANVGGGYRDDLLSQLPLRWIMEKAAGHGLAFRADVVLEPGVLEVRPRDSYGEFAGGLYRYVAQPFYRPIGAPPEVSQGERDEIVNETIDASVFERWRADRGYRPQNLETWGQRYKVEPGALTEAVFAHDPHSVVPVLTKVESDVPAA; encoded by the coding sequence ATGTCGAACGGGATCGAGCCGGCGCAGTCGCCGGAGCGGAAGCGCATTGCCGTGTTCCTCGACGGGACGTGGAACACGCTCGACGACAACACCAATGTCTGGCGACTGAAGGCGTTGTGCGCGCAACGCGGCACCGACGGTATCCGTCAGGTCGGCTACTACAGCCGGGGCGTCGGGACGACGGTCGGCGAGAAGGTCCGGGGTGGCGTCCTCGGCGTTGGCATCGATCGCAATGTCGCCCGCGCGTACGAATGGCTCGTCGAGACTTACGAGCCGGGCGATGAGATCTTCATCTTCGGCTTTAGCCGAGGGGCCTACACGGCGCGCAGCCTCGCCGGGTTCATCGCCCTATGCGGCGTGTTGAAGCCCGGGGCCCCACTTGGGACCAGCCAGCTATTCGACCGGTACCGCCGGGGCGACGAGCGGCGCACGGTCCGGTGGCTGCTGGCGCGCGCCGGGGACGGCACGCTGACTGACGCCTCGCCCGAGGAGCGCTGGATGGCCACCTACGCGATGCCGGTTTCGGTCAAGATGGTCGGCGTCTGGGACACGGTCGGTTCGCTCGGCGTGCCGACGACGAGCCCCGGCCTCGCTAGGATCCCGGGCCTGAGCCGGTCGGGTTACGCCTTCCTGCACACGGGGCTGCGGCTGCCGATCGAGAACGGCTACCACGCGCTCGCCATCGACGAGCACCGGGCGGCGTTCGCGCCGACGCTGTGGACGAAGAAGTTTCGCGAGGGCGTCCCGCTGACCGAAATGGCACCCCCCCGTCCGGTCGCAAACGTCGAGCAGCGCTGGTTCGTCGGCGCACACGCCAATGTGGGCGGCGGATACCGGGACGACCTCCTCAGCCAGCTCCCGCTCAGGTGGATCATGGAGAAGGCGGCCGGCCATGGATTGGCGTTCCGCGCAGACGTCGTCCTCGAACCGGGTGTGTTGGAGGTGCGCCCGCGGGACAGCTACGGCGAGTTCGCGGGGGGTCTGTACCGCTACGTCGCCCAGCCGTTCTACCGCCCGATCGGCGCGCCGCCGGAGGTCTCGCAAGGCGAACGCGACGAGATCGTCAACGAGACGATCGATGCGTCGGTGTTCGAGCGCTGGCGCGCGGATCGGGGCTACCGGCCTCAGAATCTCGAAACCTGGGGGCAGCGCTACAAGGTGGAGCCCGGCGCGCTGACGGAGGCCGTCTTCGCCCACGATCCACACAGCGTCGTACCCGTGCTCACGAAGGTTGAGAGTGATGTCCCGGCCGCCTAA
- a CDS encoding Y-family DNA polymerase, translating to MSRAIALIDGNSFYCSCERVFDPKLAGKPVIVLSNNDGCAIARTAEAKALGIKMGAPYFQIRDMCQSEGVRVFSSNYTLYGDMSARTNAVYRDFAKDVEIYSIDESFLDLSNVRERDRFALAQDLRATVRAWTGIPTCVGLGPTKTLAKLANHIAKTVPDLGGVCDLTDPVQYDHWLCRIHVGELWGIGRASLAKLEAMGVDSVADLRDLDPRPVRKALTVVGERMIHELRGLSCLPLELLPARRKGCAVTRSFSGRVSDRATLEEAVAAHAARLGEKLRRDGLGTDQVTVFYHTSEHDRGEPMRSVSTVVSLPEATNDSLALIKAATHGVAKTWREPGHVPWRYSKAGVITTDLVPLAESPRALIGRLDRERSAPLMAALDACNARWGRGAVVPARAGLTTKRDWNTKFEMRTPRYTTQVSDLPVACA from the coding sequence ATGAGCCGGGCGATCGCGCTCATCGACGGCAACAGCTTCTACTGCTCCTGCGAGCGGGTGTTCGACCCGAAGCTCGCGGGCAAGCCCGTCATCGTACTATCGAACAACGACGGCTGCGCGATCGCCCGCACGGCCGAGGCCAAGGCGCTCGGCATCAAGATGGGCGCGCCGTACTTCCAGATCCGGGACATGTGCCAGTCTGAAGGCGTGCGCGTGTTCTCGTCGAACTACACGCTCTACGGCGATATGTCGGCGCGCACCAACGCGGTGTACCGCGACTTCGCGAAGGACGTGGAGATCTACTCGATCGACGAGAGCTTCTTGGACCTCTCCAACGTGCGCGAGCGGGACCGCTTCGCGCTCGCTCAGGATCTCAGGGCAACGGTGCGCGCCTGGACCGGCATCCCGACCTGCGTCGGTCTCGGGCCCACGAAGACGCTGGCCAAGCTCGCCAACCACATCGCCAAGACGGTGCCGGACCTTGGCGGCGTCTGCGACCTAACCGATCCGGTCCAGTACGATCACTGGCTCTGCCGGATCCACGTCGGCGAGCTCTGGGGTATCGGCCGGGCCTCGCTCGCCAAGCTCGAGGCCATGGGCGTCGACAGCGTCGCCGATCTGCGCGACCTCGATCCCCGACCGGTGCGCAAGGCGCTCACCGTCGTCGGCGAGCGCATGATCCACGAGCTGCGCGGGCTCTCCTGCCTGCCGCTCGAACTGCTGCCGGCGCGGCGCAAGGGCTGCGCGGTCACCCGCTCCTTCTCAGGCCGTGTGAGCGACCGGGCGACGCTGGAAGAGGCGGTCGCCGCCCACGCAGCGCGGCTCGGCGAGAAGCTGCGACGCGACGGGCTCGGCACCGATCAGGTGACGGTCTTCTACCACACGAGCGAGCATGACCGCGGCGAGCCCATGCGCTCGGTCTCGACCGTGGTCAGCCTGCCCGAGGCGACGAACGACAGCCTCGCCTTGATCAAGGCCGCGACACACGGCGTCGCCAAGACCTGGCGCGAACCCGGCCATGTGCCCTGGCGCTACTCCAAGGCCGGGGTGATCACCACCGATCTCGTGCCGCTGGCTGAGAGCCCACGGGCTCTCATCGGCCGCCTCGACCGCGAGCGGTCCGCGCCGCTGATGGCGGCGCTCGACGCCTGCAACGCCCGATGGGGCCGCGGTGCCGTCGTACCGGCACGTGCCGGGCTCACGACGAAGCGGGACTGGAACACGAAGTTCGAGATGCGCACGCCCCGGTACACGACGCAGGTGTCGGATTTGCCGGTCGCGTGCGCGTGA
- a CDS encoding HNH endonuclease encodes MARDFVFVWQPNDGFPKADVDGLLARFAADGPFIEDWRCATGQTRPGDNAYVFGQGAAHRCIFAVGTVAGPLKPRQPNVAYRYLPVRIEMIADPDAGGLIDAAAIRTLGDGALKSIRRSGVSLAAPIARGLDRLLASRPILEPAVVDPVAEVLVSETPEMRLHRRLERNPAAARAAKSWHGCRCQACGFDFEQAYGDLGSDFIEVHHLKPLASLPRDQTTLLNVVTDFAVLCANCHRMIHRLPDPSDLAALRRIVTYQAGHQT; translated from the coding sequence ATGGCACGGGACTTCGTCTTCGTCTGGCAGCCGAACGACGGCTTCCCAAAGGCCGACGTCGACGGGCTCCTGGCCCGCTTCGCCGCCGACGGCCCCTTCATCGAGGACTGGCGCTGCGCAACGGGCCAGACCCGTCCCGGCGACAACGCCTATGTGTTCGGCCAGGGGGCGGCGCACCGCTGCATCTTCGCGGTCGGCACCGTGGCAGGGCCGCTCAAGCCTCGGCAGCCGAACGTCGCCTATCGCTACCTGCCGGTGCGGATCGAGATGATCGCCGATCCGGACGCCGGCGGCCTGATCGATGCGGCAGCGATCCGAACCCTCGGTGACGGCGCGCTGAAAAGCATCCGGCGGAGCGGCGTCAGCTTGGCCGCCCCGATCGCCCGCGGCCTCGATCGCCTCCTCGCTAGCCGGCCGATCCTTGAGCCTGCCGTCGTTGATCCCGTCGCAGAGGTCCTCGTCAGCGAGACCCCCGAGATGCGCCTGCATCGCCGGCTCGAACGCAATCCGGCCGCCGCCCGCGCCGCCAAGAGCTGGCACGGTTGCCGCTGCCAAGCCTGCGGCTTCGACTTCGAACAAGCCTACGGCGACCTCGGCTCCGACTTCATCGAGGTCCACCACCTCAAGCCGCTCGCCAGCCTCCCGAGAGACCAGACGACCTTGCTCAATGTCGTCACCGACTTCGCGGTCCTCTGCGCGAACTGCCACCGGATGATCCACCGGCTTCCCGACCCGAGCGATCTTGCGGCGCTGCGAAGGATTGTGACCTACCAGGCTGGGCACCAGACATGA
- a CDS encoding DEAD/DEAH box helicase: MRVMQRRVWDVRDSQYILVKSPPASGKSRAAMFIGLDKLQNQGLRKVVVAVPERSIGASFRDTKLTAGGFYRDWKLDRDLCGVGSETGSKVAELIEFLGSSGESIALCTHATLRFAFTRAGIEVFDGALICVDELHHASSNDENKLGSLLRGLMDRGSAHVLAMTGSYFRGDTEAILHPEDEARFERVIYTYYEQLNGYEYLKTLHIGFRFYQGRYLDRMGEALDPALKTIVHIPHVGSSEAVADKMFEVDAIVDTLGDPLGSDPVTGFVKVRNGRRILKIANLVDDGPGREKVMASLRKVKSRDDVDVIIALGMAKEGFDWIWCEHVLTVGYRGSLTEVVQIIGRATRDAPGKTEARFTNLVSAPFAKDDVVSRAVNDMLKAISVSLLMEQVMAPTFKFRTHKGSDDMTGQQPQTGKPEPVTNVGEIEVINGPMVSDEAKRIIDADFPDLVANVQSDPRTITVMLNPDAHHADVMHDVITTDIVRRRYPHQPESVIQDVVTLFGARTELGRAVKEDPSVIQTMSLDLDDPAPTSGGQEPQDPQLPGGGDNFIRATHKFLDVRDLQVDLLGGRREFVDAYEILSKELNEDILARLHGEVRAMKVAMTQEEAEKLMPRIKEFLAREGREPNLNSPNGREVRLADALAFMRKLARQRRADLAGADAGRTAGAANG; encoded by the coding sequence ATGCGCGTCATGCAGCGCCGCGTCTGGGACGTGCGCGACAGCCAGTACATCCTGGTGAAGTCGCCGCCGGCGTCCGGCAAGTCGCGCGCGGCCATGTTCATCGGTCTGGACAAGCTCCAGAACCAGGGGCTTCGCAAGGTCGTCGTCGCCGTGCCCGAGCGCTCTATCGGCGCGTCGTTCCGCGACACAAAGCTGACCGCCGGGGGCTTCTACAGGGACTGGAAGCTCGACCGCGATCTGTGCGGCGTCGGGTCGGAGACCGGCTCGAAGGTCGCCGAGCTCATCGAGTTCCTCGGCTCCAGCGGCGAGAGCATCGCCCTGTGCACGCACGCGACGCTGCGCTTCGCCTTCACCAGGGCCGGCATCGAGGTCTTCGACGGCGCTCTCATCTGCGTGGACGAACTGCACCATGCCTCGTCGAACGACGAGAACAAGCTGGGCTCCCTCCTGCGCGGCCTGATGGACCGCGGCAGCGCCCACGTCCTGGCGATGACGGGCTCCTACTTCCGGGGCGACACGGAAGCGATCCTCCACCCCGAGGATGAGGCTCGGTTCGAGCGGGTCATCTACACCTACTACGAGCAGCTCAACGGCTACGAGTACCTCAAGACGCTGCACATCGGCTTCCGCTTCTACCAGGGGCGCTATCTCGACCGGATGGGCGAGGCCCTGGATCCAGCTCTGAAGACCATCGTCCATATCCCGCATGTGGGATCGAGCGAGGCCGTCGCCGACAAGATGTTCGAGGTCGACGCCATCGTCGACACGCTTGGCGATCCGCTCGGCAGCGATCCGGTCACCGGCTTCGTGAAGGTGCGCAACGGCCGGCGCATCCTGAAGATCGCCAACCTCGTGGATGACGGCCCCGGCCGAGAGAAGGTCATGGCCTCGCTCCGCAAGGTCAAATCCCGCGACGACGTCGACGTCATCATCGCCCTTGGCATGGCCAAGGAAGGTTTCGACTGGATCTGGTGCGAGCACGTCCTAACGGTCGGCTACCGCGGCTCGCTCACAGAGGTGGTCCAGATCATCGGCCGCGCGACCCGCGATGCCCCGGGCAAGACCGAGGCGCGTTTCACCAATCTCGTGTCAGCTCCCTTCGCGAAGGACGACGTCGTCTCACGCGCCGTCAACGACATGCTGAAGGCGATCTCGGTGTCCCTGCTCATGGAGCAGGTGATGGCCCCGACCTTCAAGTTTCGCACCCACAAGGGGTCGGACGACATGACCGGGCAGCAGCCTCAGACGGGCAAGCCCGAGCCCGTGACGAACGTGGGCGAGATCGAGGTCATCAACGGCCCCATGGTATCGGATGAGGCCAAGCGCATCATCGACGCCGATTTCCCGGATCTCGTCGCCAACGTGCAGAGCGATCCCCGGACGATCACGGTTATGCTCAACCCAGACGCACACCATGCCGACGTGATGCACGACGTCATCACCACCGACATCGTCCGCCGGCGATATCCCCACCAGCCCGAGAGTGTCATCCAGGACGTCGTCACGCTGTTTGGGGCTCGCACCGAACTCGGGCGAGCCGTGAAGGAGGATCCCAGCGTCATCCAGACCATGAGCCTCGACCTGGACGACCCTGCGCCGACATCCGGGGGCCAGGAGCCTCAGGACCCCCAACTCCCCGGCGGCGGAGACAATTTCATCCGGGCGACGCACAAGTTCCTCGACGTGCGCGATCTCCAGGTCGATCTCCTCGGCGGGCGGCGCGAGTTCGTCGACGCCTACGAGATCCTGTCGAAGGAGCTCAACGAGGACATCCTCGCCCGCCTCCACGGCGAGGTCCGCGCGATGAAGGTGGCGATGACCCAGGAGGAGGCCGAGAAGCTGATGCCGCGCATCAAGGAATTCCTCGCCCGCGAAGGCCGCGAGCCGAACCTGAACTCGCCGAACGGGCGCGAGGTCCGTCTCGCCGACGCCCTCGCTTTCATGCGCAAGCTCGCCCGGCAACGGCGGGCCGATCTCGCCGGGGCCGATGCCGGCCGCACCGCTGGAGCCGCCAATGGCTGA
- a CDS encoding LexA family protein, with product MGIARIDELVPGSADAVRIPLIGQSLCAGFPSPADDFLEGALELPRWLAPNPPATFLWRIAGNSMRGAGIFDGDLACVDRSLQPADGSVVVAAIDGEMSIKRYRLEGNRAWLAFENPDLPVFAVEELQDGVIWGVVRFTIHWHTAKAALKR from the coding sequence GTGGGGATCGCACGGATCGACGAGCTCGTGCCCGGCAGCGCCGATGCGGTGCGGATCCCGCTGATCGGGCAGAGCCTGTGCGCCGGCTTCCCGTCGCCGGCCGACGATTTCCTGGAAGGCGCGCTCGAACTGCCGCGCTGGCTCGCGCCGAACCCGCCCGCGACCTTCCTCTGGCGCATCGCCGGCAACAGCATGCGAGGGGCAGGGATCTTCGACGGCGATCTCGCCTGCGTGGACCGCAGCTTGCAGCCCGCCGACGGTAGCGTCGTCGTGGCGGCGATCGACGGCGAGATGTCGATCAAGCGCTACCGCCTGGAGGGCAACCGCGCCTGGCTCGCCTTCGAGAACCCGGACCTGCCGGTCTTCGCGGTCGAGGAGCTTCAGGACGGCGTGATCTGGGGCGTCGTGCGGTTCACGATCCACTGGCACACCGCGAAGGCGGCGCTGAAGCGATGA
- a CDS encoding GIY-YIG nuclease family protein, with protein MAEIPDAIDYLNDPLLATPDEKVRAARTPVVEQAAEVLARINAFYAENGTEPVSQKGRSVLERMLANELAGLRASRAALTGLEPFDVHGLVFVTGQAVDPMDDPLLADGTDIFQVRDALQPRATPDYVADRVPCQDFDRFEGLFDSVRQSVKERLRKPVPFSQERVEIGEFFVLKGQMLQVADVRDPHRRNGKDDARLRVVFENGTESNLLMSSLVRRLYEDKDARRIPTTSAGPLFEGASTGYVYVLRSLSPRPEVAGLLKVGTTAGRVEDRISRAATQATYLYADVEIVDTYEFKGHSAQEAERLVHKQLRPYHVALKVTGPDGTPHSATEWFRINADAVADAVTAALGQKVRTIAA; from the coding sequence ATGGCTGAGATCCCGGACGCCATCGATTATCTGAACGACCCGCTCCTCGCGACGCCCGATGAGAAGGTCCGGGCTGCGCGCACGCCGGTCGTCGAGCAGGCCGCCGAGGTTCTGGCGCGCATCAACGCCTTCTACGCCGAGAACGGGACGGAGCCGGTCTCCCAGAAGGGCCGGAGCGTGCTGGAACGCATGCTCGCGAACGAGCTCGCAGGACTGCGCGCGTCCAGGGCGGCCCTCACGGGCCTCGAGCCCTTCGACGTCCACGGGCTCGTGTTCGTGACAGGCCAGGCGGTGGATCCCATGGACGATCCGTTGCTCGCCGACGGGACCGACATCTTCCAAGTCCGCGATGCCCTCCAGCCGCGCGCCACGCCGGACTACGTCGCGGATCGCGTGCCCTGCCAGGACTTCGATCGGTTCGAGGGCCTGTTCGACAGTGTGCGCCAGAGCGTGAAGGAGCGCCTGAGAAAGCCCGTGCCATTCAGCCAGGAACGGGTCGAGATCGGCGAGTTCTTCGTCCTCAAGGGCCAGATGCTCCAGGTCGCAGACGTCCGCGATCCCCACCGACGCAACGGCAAGGATGACGCGCGTCTGCGTGTCGTTTTCGAGAACGGCACCGAGTCCAATCTCCTGATGTCGTCACTGGTACGCCGGCTCTACGAGGATAAGGATGCCCGACGGATTCCGACAACAAGCGCAGGCCCACTTTTTGAGGGCGCGTCGACCGGGTACGTCTACGTGCTTAGGTCGCTGTCCCCGCGCCCCGAGGTCGCCGGGCTTTTGAAGGTGGGTACGACCGCCGGGCGGGTCGAAGATCGGATCAGCCGCGCCGCCACGCAAGCGACCTACCTCTATGCCGACGTCGAGATCGTCGACACCTACGAGTTCAAGGGACACTCGGCCCAAGAGGCCGAGCGACTGGTTCACAAGCAGCTGCGGCCCTACCACGTCGCACTGAAGGTCACGGGACCGGACGGCACGCCTCACAGCGCGACCGAGTGGTTCCGGATCAATGCCGATGCCGTCGCCGATGCTGTGACTGCAGCGCTTGGTCAGAAGGTGCGGACGATCGCCGCGTAA
- a CDS encoding plasmid fertility inhibition factor family protein, whose protein sequence is MNWTVFSWDIGYRRAPDADVRVWIDIDAFDRCWFLSDQYIAVPGDASDDNSNRFAKAGKRFLAGEPMWMPEVSVERHGALSFRDGRHRYLWMREHGALSMEVAVARSQAPAVRRLCGTRRRTSWFIPPRSRVPTALVLGVLGLAAAGLVAVARS, encoded by the coding sequence GTGAACTGGACGGTCTTCAGCTGGGACATCGGATATCGTCGCGCACCGGATGCGGACGTTCGCGTGTGGATCGATATCGATGCTTTTGATCGCTGTTGGTTTCTGTCGGACCAGTACATTGCGGTCCCCGGCGATGCTTCAGACGACAACTCGAACAGATTTGCCAAGGCGGGCAAACGATTTCTCGCCGGCGAGCCGATGTGGATGCCGGAAGTCTCCGTAGAGCGGCACGGAGCGCTCAGCTTCCGCGATGGCCGCCACCGCTATCTTTGGATGCGGGAGCATGGCGCGCTGTCGATGGAGGTCGCGGTGGCGAGGAGCCAAGCGCCGGCCGTGCGAAGACTCTGCGGCACGCGTCGCCGGACGTCGTGGTTCATCCCACCGCGTTCACGGGTTCCGACGGCCTTGGTGCTTGGGGTGCTCGGCTTGGCGGCGGCTGGCCTTGTGGCCGTGGCCCGTTCCTGA
- a CDS encoding 3'-5' exonuclease, whose product MDRFEAELHAIALQGSPHYRVLRKLERRPIYEWPLPDKVKIGVIVDTETTGLDPHENEIIELGMLRFAYTASGTILGPLAEFHSFREPSKPIPRHITQLTGITDAMVAGQRIDDDAVRDFVGSADLVIAHNAAFDRRFCERLNSVFVDKAWACSMSQVPWREEGVEGTKLFYVAYQQAFWFEGHRALDDCYALLELLEMPLPRTHAITMTTLLDAARRETRKIWAIGTPFEVKDRLRERGYRWNAGQDGRYRAWHREVDVDQVEAELCFLEDLDFPDIAPLVTAVDAYIRFSDRLF is encoded by the coding sequence ATGGACCGTTTCGAAGCCGAGCTGCACGCGATCGCTCTGCAAGGCTCACCCCACTATCGGGTTCTCCGCAAACTCGAACGTCGTCCCATCTACGAGTGGCCTCTGCCCGACAAGGTGAAGATCGGCGTCATCGTCGACACCGAGACCACCGGCCTCGATCCGCACGAGAACGAGATCATCGAACTCGGCATGCTCCGCTTCGCCTACACGGCCAGCGGCACCATCCTGGGCCCGCTCGCCGAGTTCCACAGCTTCCGCGAGCCCTCCAAGCCGATCCCCAGACACATCACGCAGCTGACCGGGATCACCGACGCGATGGTCGCGGGGCAGCGCATCGACGATGACGCCGTGCGCGACTTCGTCGGCTCGGCCGACCTCGTGATCGCCCACAACGCCGCCTTCGACCGTCGCTTCTGCGAGCGCCTGAACTCCGTCTTTGTCGACAAGGCCTGGGCCTGCTCAATGAGCCAGGTGCCCTGGCGCGAGGAAGGCGTCGAGGGCACCAAGCTGTTCTACGTCGCCTACCAGCAGGCCTTCTGGTTCGAGGGCCATCGCGCCCTCGACGATTGCTACGCCCTGCTCGAACTCCTTGAGATGCCGCTGCCGCGCACCCACGCGATCACGATGACGACGCTCCTCGACGCCGCCCGCCGAGAGACCCGGAAAATCTGGGCTATCGGAACCCCGTTCGAGGTCAAGGATCGCCTGCGCGAGCGCGGCTACCGATGGAATGCCGGGCAGGACGGGCGCTACCGCGCCTGGCACCGGGAGGTCGACGTGGACCAGGTCGAGGCCGAGCTCTGCTTCCTGGAGGATCTCGATTTTCCCGACATCGCACCACTCGTGACCGCGGTCGACGCCTATATCCGCTTCTCGGATCGGCTATTCTGA